In Osmerus eperlanus unplaced genomic scaffold, fOsmEpe2.1 SCAFFOLD_65, whole genome shotgun sequence, the DNA window GCCTCTAAACCTGCTGGCATCAGGCTACAGAAGTGGTGGTGTTttaagagtcaggtggctgagcggttagagaatcgggctagtaatcagaaggtcactggttcgattcccggccgtgcaaaatgacgttgtgtccttgggaaaggcacttcaccctacttgcctcgggggaatgtccctgtacttagtgtaagtcgctctggataagagcgtctgctaaatgactaaatgtaaatactgcTCCCTGTCTAGCACAGGAAAGATTATGTTCCTAAGTGACATGGCATGTTATCTGCAAGCATTCTGTTGGATTGCACAATTCTagctatcgtgtgtgtgtgtgtgtgtgtgtgagagagagagagagtcaaaccTTGGCGTTATCAGGTGCTGGCCCTGATAGTGGTGCTATGACGTCAGAGTCCTCGCTAGCACTATGTAAATAAGGCTAGCAGAGTTCTCTTCAGGAAGTACGCCTAGTCATTAGAGAGATGGCTGGTCTTGTACACTCCTTTCATGAGTTTTGCATAATAACAACCAAAGCTTCACTATAAGTAACTCTCTAGCGAGTATCCCAGCCCGTCCCGTCTGTCCCAGCCCGTCCCGTCTGTCCCAGCCCGTCCCGTCTGTCCCGTCCCGTCCCGTCTGTCCCGTCCCAGCCCATCCCAGCCCGTCTGTCCCGTCCCAGCCCGTCCCGTCCCAGCCCGTCTGtcccgtcccgtcccccccATTTAATTAGTTCTGGAGCCGAGTCTGCTGCGGCTGCAGCTTTGGGATGGGTAAGACTAGCAGGTGCCCTCTAGGGGACAGTTGACGCACCGTAGGTGAGCTGTGCAGGTGAGGCGAGGCTCTAACCACCTGCTGAAACAGCGGCTCCCCTGTAATCTAAATAATGTATCCCGGGCACAAGTACGGAATTACCAGAATAACACGTTTTCAGCATTTCACGTTGAGCAACGCCAGCCTAATGTTGGGGGCATCTTGTGATGAAACACAACTAATGTAACCGTTGGGAAGCTCTGTCATAAAGCTACGAACGCACTGACTGGAACCGAGGTCACTAACTGGAGATCAACACCTAAACCGTAGGCTACAACATTGAGAAAAATACGTGGAACTACTTGTTAAATAACGTTTGGTTAATCGAAAATCCGTGATTCTCTCAACATTTCAGTCCCCTCCGTGAACTTTTGAATAGTTGGAAAAAGTTGGAATTTATAATATGTAGGTCTATAATGTGTTTTCAGTTCAATCTGTAGACCAGTGACCACTAACCCTAACATCAACATTGTTTTCCTAACTGAAGTCGTGGGTGCTACTTACCAATGATAGTGGCGAAAACTTTAAAGCTTCGCGTTAAAGTCTTGGATTTTCCAAGTTTCCCCAGTTTGGGCATGTAGGTTCCCCGCGCTATAAAGAGCTCTCCGGTAAATCCAGATAGCGGCCGTATGCAACACCGTCTCACGGGAAATTCAGCAAATCTGTGCGTCCTCTCTCCGATACGCTGCGTACCGACAGACCAAGAGACTTCTCCACTTGGCTCGCTCACCGTTCCTGTAATGCCTGTGTGACGTCCGTACTCCGGGGTGTGTCGCGTGTTCACAGCGGgggcgggagagggggggtgacagcTAGTCCGTCCCTCTCGGATATGGAAGGGTAGAGCTCGAGCGGGTTCTTGCTATGTCAGCATGTGATTTAAGGTAGCCATGGAATTCCTCCTGtagtgtgtgttcctctctcccAATCCCAGGCACTAATGCGCGCTCTCCACGAACGGAAGGAATGCGCTTGCAGTAATTGAAGAGGTCTCTATCGGTAGATAACCGAACGGGCGTTTTTTCCCTGAAAGGACATGCAAGCAGAGCCACCCCGCGCTGTTACGACCTTAACAAAGCGCAAATGAACCGAAAGCTGCAGAAATTTCAAGGGTGGAGTCTTCCTCTAAAGAGAAGAAATGTCACCTGGCAACAAACAGACCATAAACACAGGGCCTTGGATACcaggggcctgttgcacaaaactaggataagggattaagccaggatatcttggtgatcctggctcaattgatccgtaatccggttgcactaaagatggatagggggcaggaggatatgttatggtataaattaccatggagatttattctgtggagctagcctgctccagaccaggctaaattccaggatctatttaatctcatcccgtaatgtcagtcagcagtcaccacaaatggaaaccaatagttatttcactgctcactatacattgttatcacatataactagacccactgtcattatttaaacgtttgtgatcattaatttcaatgattttggataaaaaatgatttttagatgatgttgctatcattagataatttacagtttcccatagactataaggctatatataaaatgatagaatattagggccacagaggggaaaaaaacacaagtcataatattgtaaccagttgttttaaaggaggacagttgttaaaatgacagatgtggggcatttcgtgaaattgtacttcagtatggtttcataaacaaagacatgctgatgtgccagaatattaagtatcacattgtcataagtatcaaaactgtaaaaacaatatgtagcttttctgcagaaagaaccagcctcataaatttatgactttatcctttttcttcagtgtggccctagtactctgtcatataaacaaatacacattccatatgaatataaaaacacaatgtgtaacattatgttcctttattgaataaggacaaaacaaagcaggtaaaccatcagctcctttcgaaactgaagtcacagtgactctacaagatggaaagcacagaatccaagcatattatacaaaatgatacatacacattcaaaggtctgtatataacacaccctgcatgtctgcacactaaaataaatgcaggacaaatccatacacatcaacggaacagacaaatgaatggatgcagtagcctccctgcagccttgtattacacacagtataccgcacaaacatcataagaggccaaattcgtaaaaaaacgaacccaaaaaaaaccaaattcctctgccaccgcaggacatatttaaccaaaattgaaagcacacatactaactaaaataattcaacacatattggtccctcagcagccgaccactgtcgtcatcagggaagattgccggattgtcccagtccatggctggtggcactctgggggccctctccttcctcaggcaggccacattgtggaggacagcacaagccacagtaatatcacatgccctaacagggctgacccttaatttgtgaaggcagtgaaagcgtgccttcaggaggccaaaggtcatttcaactctggccctggtcctggcatgggcatggttgtaggcctgctgtgcttcctgggggtctgtgaaaggtgtcaggagaaaaggctggcagccataccccctgtctcccagcaacacaccagagaattcacctgtcaacacaaaatctcatcattactacctcataaacacagtgatattcttgacacagccatgatggttataaataggggttgtgtggcttaccttgtgataggcactgatagatttcagaggcccgaaagattctggagtcatggactgagccaggccattttgccacaacattgctgatcacacagtcagcattgcagaccatctgaaatcataagatgaggaatattacaccaatcaatgcacatcactggcaatgcagagtgttcgtcaatggacaatatcaaaaagttatgttcacctgaacattaatgctgtgaaaggatttcctattcacaaaatcggcctcatgggcacctgagggggcttttatccttatgtgtgtgcagtccactgcaccaatgacattggggaaacctgtcacacaaagtaatgagtatcctactatgtgttaacagttgtcctgtaatttgtagatcctcttacctgcaatcctatagaactcctctttgatgtcacagagtcttctgtggccagggaaggagatgaagacatctgctaatgctttgatagccagacacacactccttattgtgcggcaaattgtggccttgttcagctgttctgcatcccccactgagtacaggaaggctccactagcaaaaaagcgcaaggccacacaaaccatttgctccacactcagtgcatggctccgtgcagtgcggtgcttaatcctgggacccagtagtctgcatagatacctgatgccatctgcagaaaacctgtatctttcatatagatggtcatcagggaaggccagtgggtccaaccggtccctgaagaccctttctcgcctgaaggctctcctcagcacaagtgcttcttcatccaccacatctcgcacgaatgggcatgccattgtcagagcagaaaggaacacacaattttgggccttcatataggctagtggccacacctggtgctgggggagtgggcaaaagagggcgatgccttataacgatgacttggttgtactgattgctgggaaaataaaaaaaaccttagaaagatgccaccgtcctgtgtgctcacaataagagctcatatgtcatggctcacttgactttacgagaatatacctaatttttattttcagctgtgtcatcttcttggagctgggggaggaaagaaaaataatgattaatacatttgtgttacagttagcatacagtgtacattgaaggcatatctcacctccctctcaagtttttttatttcaaggtccagtttcctaattgtcctcttttttatttcggactccagtgcaagattttccatctttttcttcttgtactgAATGTCTATGTCTGCCAGTTCTATTTGGCGCCGGAGGTGGTTGCCATACAACTTTCTGATAGCTTGTGNNNNNNNNNNNNNNNNNNNNNNNNNNNNNNNNNNNNNNNNNNNNNNNNNNNNNNNNNNNNNNNNNNNNNNNNNNNNNNNNNNNNNNNNNNNNNNNNNNNNNNNNNNNNNNNNNNNNNNNNNNNNNNNNNNNNNNNNNNNNNNNNNNNNNNNNNNNNNNNNNNNNNNNNNNNNNNNNNNNNNNNNNNNNNNNNNNNNNNNNaccctacttgcctcgggggaatgtccctgtacttactgtaagtcgctctggataagagcatctgctaaatgcctaaatgtaTGTGCTGGcatattttgtattttcaaGTGTGTtttctatatgtgtgtgcgtggatgtgtgagcgtgtgtgtgtcatcttccTAACCTAACCCAGCgctgcctaaccctaacccagcgatgcctaaccctaaccataccCAAAGTTCTACAGTTTGGGTGGTCAGAGTCTGTATTTAGCAGGTACAGGTCAAAGTAACGACATCTCAGccaccaggcccctccccctccactcctctccgctGGGACGTCAGAGAAACATAGAAATAGAATGTGAAACAGTCTTCTCACCATCACTCGCTCAAAATAGACCTCCAGCTTCTCACCCAACTACGTCACTTACTCCACTCCTGCAGCAGAGTTTATTCCAGTCCAAAACTAAGGAGGATTTATTCCACATACAGCCAGTTAGCAAGCTGATTGGGtcaccagccagtcagctaaccagacagccagacaactAACCAGCaaatcagccagtcagccagctaacCAGCCAGATTCATCCTGCAGCGCTGTCAGTGCTAGTGTGTTCTGAACACGGTTGAACCACACGGGTCACCACGATGGACCGCCCAGAGTGAGCTTCCAGCATGGTCTTGTGGACCCGGAATGAGTCTGTTTCTACAACGCATTCCTGTGATTCCATAATATACCTGCAGGTGTTAAGAACTCGTAGATGTTCTAGAAGATATCTGATGTTCTAGAACACCTGGGGATTCTGTAGCCTGTGTGTGATGACAACACTCTGGAATGTCGCGATAACAGAAGTCAGCAGTATTTCTCAACATCTGAGCTGCAGGACTGGTCTTGGTTCTCACGTCACCAAAATGCTGTTACCCAacatcctgtcatcctgtccAACCAGCCACTTTCAGCAGTTCCAGACAGCCagttccagccagccagctacagcagttccagccagccagctacagcacttccagccagccagttccagccagccagttccagccagccagttccagccagccagctacagcagttccagccagccagctacagcacttccagccagccagtcactgTTCATCTCTGCTGTGGCACCTGATCTGCTCACAGATACAGTCTTTCTGAACTGACCAATTAAGGATGTGTTTATAAAGCAGCTAATCAGGATGTCTTTATAATGCAGCTGATACTACTGACACGTGTGGTAATAAAGGctgacacaccctcccccttcGCATCATGTTTGGGTTATCAGGGTTATAGTTGTGGGGGTCTGggttgggtctctctctctctacctctccctctccgtctctcgacctctctctccatctccctccacctctctctgtctctctctctccacctttctctccctccacctctccctctccacctcttcctccctctctctctgtctctccctctccacctctctatgCAGAGCCAAGGGCAGCAGTGTCAGCAGTCACTGGATGACAGCCattatctgcacacacacacaacctctcaaaCATGCACGCATAtaaacactgtcacacacacttacacacacaaagaattacaaacattttccaggaaggagagaagaggaggggaggggagaggacagaaagatagctgaggagaggagagaggcccaTGATATATATGTGGACCAGTATCTATGTGTGGCCTTtagctggaggtgtgtgtgtgtgtgtgtgtgtgtggggagccaCAGTGGAAACTGTCTGGATGTCGGCAGCATATTTTCCAGGAGCCTCAGAGGAGAAACCACTGAGCTCTGTcagcccag includes these proteins:
- the LOC134015694 gene encoding putative nuclease HARBI1 isoform X2, whose protein sequence is MSSSPSLATEDSVTSKRSSIGLQMVCNADCVISNVVAKWPGSVHDSRIFRASEIYQCLSQGEFSGVLLGDRGYGCQPFLLTPFTDPQEAQQAYNHAHARTRARVEMTFGLLKARFHCLHKLRVSPVRACDITVACAVLHNVACLRKERAPRVPPAMDWDNPAIFPDDDSGRLLRDQYVLNYFS
- the LOC134015694 gene encoding putative nuclease HARBI1 isoform X1, whose product is MKAQNCVFLSALTMACPFVRDVVDEEALVLRRAFRRERVFRDRLDPLAFPDDHLYERYRFSADGIRYLCRLLGPRIKHRTARSHALSVEQMVCVALRFFASGAFLYSVGDAEQLNKATICRTIRSVCLAIKALADVFISFPGHRRLCDIKEEFYRIAGFPNVIGAVDCTHIRIKAPSGAHEADFVNRKSFHSINVQMVCNADCVISNVVAKWPGSVHDSRIFRASEIYQCLSQGEFSGVLLGDRGYGCQPFLLTPFTDPQEAQQAYNHAHARTRARVEMTFGLLKARFHCLHKLRVSPVRACDITVACAVLHNVACLRKERAPRVPPAMDWDNPAIFPDDDSGRLLRDQYVLNYFS